In one window of Luteitalea sp. DNA:
- a CDS encoding OsmC family peroxiredoxin: protein MATFSRPATLEWDGDVTSGSGRVTAASAAFAVPATFPSTLGEPAGTTTPEELLAASHATCYGVGLRSLIGRRGGWARRVTVTAIITAEKGPQGIRIQSSHLATVIEALEGIDQAQLQELAREVEEGCAISVALRGTVAITSEVTIE, encoded by the coding sequence ATGGCTACATTTTCCAGACCCGCGACACTTGAATGGGACGGTGACGTCACGAGTGGCAGTGGACGCGTGACAGCAGCTTCCGCGGCCTTCGCGGTGCCCGCCACGTTTCCGAGCACGCTCGGTGAGCCTGCGGGGACGACGACGCCGGAAGAGCTGTTGGCAGCGTCGCACGCGACCTGCTACGGAGTCGGTCTGCGATCTCTGATCGGCCGCCGTGGCGGTTGGGCACGGCGTGTGACGGTCACGGCCATCATCACGGCCGAGAAAGGACCGCAGGGCATTCGAATTCAATCATCGCATTTGGCGACCGTGATCGAGGCGCTCGAAGGCATCGACCAGGCGCAACTCCAAGAGCTTGCACGTGAAGTCGAGGAAGGGTGCGCGATCTCCGTCGCACTACGAGGAACCGTTGCGATCACGTCCGAGGTCACCATCGAGTAG
- a CDS encoding efflux RND transporter periplasmic adaptor subunit: MKLKLVAAVVVAVVVASSVVYYRAGATSTEPRLLTATVTRGPVVETVEATGTVEPVDTVEVGSQVTGTLKTLAADFNDIVKRGQVIATLDPASLEAQLQQAEASVRRLEAEVESARVQVKDAEQKQARAEALARDQLLAASDLDSARITTEVSRAALKSVEAQLVQARASLEQSRVNLGHTIITAPVDGIVLSRDVEVGQTVTASLETPTLFVIARDLGTMQVNASVDEADIGRVQVGQPVRFHVDAYGDDEFGGTVSQVHLQPIVEQNVVSYTTEIKVPNTGLKLKPGMTATVSIEVARDDDALRVPTAALRFNPSAEVLAAFGKQKSPSAQSSAASNAIVQPASLSRSSGERQEDEERSSTTASSRAAVWRLDDGGVERVPVELGVGDGTSSAIVGGRLEEGAEVVVGQPSVAAGAATGGSSGSPLLPSFPRRGGRGAPRGG, from the coding sequence ATGAAACTCAAACTGGTGGCAGCAGTGGTCGTTGCGGTGGTGGTGGCCTCGTCGGTTGTGTACTACCGGGCCGGTGCCACCAGCACAGAGCCTCGCCTGCTCACGGCAACGGTGACGCGAGGGCCGGTCGTCGAAACGGTCGAGGCGACCGGCACCGTCGAGCCGGTCGACACGGTCGAGGTCGGCAGTCAGGTCACGGGTACTCTCAAAACGCTGGCTGCCGACTTCAACGACATCGTCAAGCGCGGGCAGGTAATCGCAACCCTCGACCCGGCTTCGCTCGAGGCGCAGCTTCAACAGGCAGAGGCGAGCGTGCGCCGCTTGGAGGCCGAGGTGGAGAGCGCGCGGGTCCAGGTGAAGGATGCGGAACAGAAGCAGGCACGGGCCGAGGCGCTGGCGCGCGATCAGCTCCTCGCCGCGTCCGATCTGGACTCGGCCCGCATCACCACCGAGGTCAGCCGGGCGGCTCTGAAATCAGTGGAGGCGCAACTCGTTCAGGCGCGGGCGTCATTGGAGCAGAGCCGGGTCAATCTGGGACACACGATCATCACCGCGCCGGTCGACGGCATCGTGCTCTCGCGCGACGTCGAGGTGGGCCAGACCGTGACGGCAAGCCTCGAGACACCGACGCTGTTCGTCATTGCGCGCGACCTTGGAACCATGCAGGTCAATGCGAGCGTAGACGAGGCGGACATCGGCCGGGTGCAGGTGGGGCAGCCCGTGCGGTTTCATGTCGATGCCTACGGTGACGACGAGTTCGGCGGCACCGTGTCGCAGGTACACCTCCAGCCGATCGTCGAGCAGAACGTCGTGAGCTACACGACGGAGATCAAGGTACCCAACACTGGGCTCAAGCTCAAACCGGGCATGACGGCAACGGTCAGCATCGAGGTTGCGCGAGATGACGATGCCTTGCGCGTGCCGACGGCGGCGTTGCGGTTCAACCCGTCGGCTGAGGTCTTGGCTGCTTTCGGAAAGCAGAAGTCTCCCAGCGCGCAGTCGAGCGCGGCCAGCAATGCGATCGTGCAGCCTGCGTCTCTCAGTCGCTCGAGCGGCGAGCGCCAAGAAGACGAGGAGCGCAGCTCGACGACCGCCAGCAGCCGTGCGGCGGTTTGGCGGCTAGACGATGGAGGAGTGGAGCGGGTGCCGGTGGAGCTCGGTGTTGGTGACGGCACCTCCTCGGCGATTGTCGGCGGTCGGCTCGAGGAGGGCGCCGAGGTGGTGGTCGGCCAGCCGTCCGTCGCTGCAGGGGCCGCGACGGGGGGCTCATCCGGGTCGCCGCTCCTGCCCTCGTTCCCACGGCGGGGCGGCAGGGGAGCGCCGCGCGGGGGTTGA
- a CDS encoding periplasmic heavy metal sensor has protein sequence MMSNTRTVKMTVVALSTAGVMALGALALAQPGPGGWHGPGSHGHMGGPGVWALRQLDLSDEQRELVRSIREQHRAELQAISEKLQPAREALTAAAMTVPADEAEIQARAADLAAVQTEAAVLHAGIHAEVFQILTPEQQEKAKALHAEWQERRAEFRQRHLERRQSGEHPPQN, from the coding sequence ATGATGTCCAACACGAGAACAGTGAAGATGACGGTTGTAGCGCTCAGCACGGCGGGGGTGATGGCGCTTGGTGCCCTGGCCCTTGCACAGCCTGGGCCGGGTGGTTGGCACGGTCCAGGCAGCCACGGGCATATGGGAGGCCCGGGCGTCTGGGCGCTTCGCCAGCTCGATCTTTCCGACGAGCAGCGTGAGCTGGTGCGGTCGATTCGGGAGCAGCATCGCGCCGAGCTCCAGGCGATCTCTGAAAAGCTCCAGCCCGCGCGCGAGGCGTTGACGGCTGCGGCGATGACCGTACCCGCCGACGAAGCCGAGATTCAGGCGCGAGCCGCCGATCTGGCCGCAGTCCAGACGGAGGCTGCCGTGCTGCACGCAGGCATCCACGCGGAGGTCTTTCAAATCTTGACGCCGGAGCAACAGGAGAAGGCCAAGGCGCTGCACGCAGAGTGGCAGGAGCGGCGTGCCGAATTTCGGCAACGGCATCTGGAGCGGCGGCAATCCGGAGAGCACCCGCCGCAGAATTGA
- a CDS encoding gfo/Idh/MocA family oxidoreductase, whose translation MPRRDFLTSAALTAAGLTIVPRRVLGGAGYTPPSDRLNIAGIGVGGMGKSNIRALASENIVALCDVDWGYTEKGFTEMFSGLEKAQARLEKAETPEERQRMQDEIAHAKELSQSFASIKRYTDYRQMFDQQKDIDAVVIATPDHLHAVIATAAMSLGKHVYLQKPLTWSIHEARELAKKAKENPKVVTQMGNQGHSTDDARLINEYIAAGAIGNVSHVHVWTNRPLAYWPQGIPRPEAKPEPDATSWNVEAVMDRLAIAMAANYPKPQGLEWDLFLGPGPVVDYHPVYHPFNWRGWVDWGVGAIGDMGAHLIDHPFWALDLGFPTSVETVSTPFNKASYPMATMTHYEFPARGSMPPVKLTWYDGALLPPTPEELGDEQVDKGGGVLYVGDKGKLLHETYGANPRLLPASLHDSVGTPPEKFPRIQTSHEMNWVDACKGQGEATSPFEYAARLTEVMLLGVVALQAGTKIEYDAENMRITNAPAANEFLRREYRQGWTL comes from the coding sequence ATGCCTCGCCGTGACTTTCTCACGAGCGCAGCCCTCACCGCGGCCGGGCTGACAATCGTCCCCCGCCGCGTTCTCGGCGGGGCGGGCTACACGCCTCCCAGCGATCGGTTGAACATCGCCGGCATCGGAGTCGGTGGTATGGGCAAGAGCAACATCCGCGCGCTTGCCAGCGAGAACATCGTTGCCCTCTGCGATGTGGATTGGGGCTACACGGAGAAGGGCTTTACTGAGATGTTCAGCGGTCTCGAGAAGGCGCAAGCGCGTCTCGAGAAGGCGGAGACCCCCGAAGAGCGCCAGCGGATGCAAGACGAGATCGCGCATGCGAAGGAACTCTCCCAGAGCTTCGCCTCGATCAAGCGCTACACCGACTACCGCCAGATGTTCGACCAACAAAAGGACATCGACGCGGTCGTCATTGCCACACCTGATCATCTACACGCGGTGATCGCGACGGCGGCCATGAGCCTCGGTAAGCACGTGTACCTGCAGAAGCCGCTCACCTGGTCGATTCACGAAGCGCGCGAGCTGGCCAAGAAAGCCAAGGAGAACCCCAAGGTCGTCACGCAGATGGGTAATCAGGGGCACTCGACCGACGATGCGCGCCTGATCAACGAGTACATCGCGGCGGGGGCGATTGGCAACGTGAGCCACGTGCACGTCTGGACGAATCGTCCACTTGCCTATTGGCCACAGGGGATTCCGCGGCCGGAAGCCAAGCCGGAGCCAGACGCCACGAGCTGGAACGTCGAGGCAGTGATGGATCGTCTCGCCATCGCGATGGCTGCCAATTATCCGAAGCCGCAGGGGCTCGAGTGGGATCTCTTCCTCGGGCCCGGCCCGGTCGTCGACTACCACCCCGTCTATCACCCGTTCAACTGGCGCGGGTGGGTCGACTGGGGTGTTGGCGCGATTGGCGATATGGGCGCGCATCTCATCGATCACCCGTTCTGGGCGCTCGATCTGGGCTTCCCGACCTCCGTGGAGACCGTCTCGACGCCGTTCAACAAGGCGTCGTACCCCATGGCGACGATGACGCACTACGAGTTTCCGGCACGAGGCAGCATGCCGCCCGTGAAGCTCACCTGGTACGACGGCGCCCTGCTGCCGCCCACGCCCGAGGAGTTGGGTGATGAGCAGGTAGACAAGGGAGGCGGCGTGCTCTACGTCGGCGACAAGGGCAAGCTACTCCACGAGACCTACGGCGCAAACCCGCGCCTGCTACCGGCCTCGTTGCATGATTCCGTCGGAACGCCGCCCGAGAAGTTCCCGCGCATCCAGACGTCGCACGAGATGAACTGGGTGGATGCTTGCAAAGGGCAGGGGGAAGCGACCTCGCCGTTCGAGTATGCGGCGCGGCTGACCGAGGTCATGCTGCTGGGCGTGGTTGCCCTTCAGGCCGGCACGAAGATCGAGTACGACGCGGAGAACATGCGTATCACCAACGCGCCGGCGGCAAACGAGTTCCTGCGTCGCGAATACCGGCAAGGCTGGACGCTGTAG
- a CDS encoding metalloregulator ArsR/SmtB family transcription factor has translation MPRAATTSDAFNAIAEPRRRDILEYLAARERPVGDIAVALRLAQPSVSKHLRVLRDVGLVGARRDGRQIFYRTNADGLRPLHAWTGRFERYWRNQLTRIKERAERN, from the coding sequence GTGCCGCGTGCCGCCACGACGTCGGATGCGTTCAATGCCATCGCGGAGCCACGCCGACGAGACATCCTCGAGTATCTCGCCGCGCGCGAGCGTCCCGTCGGGGACATCGCCGTGGCGCTGAGGCTGGCGCAGCCGTCGGTGTCCAAGCACCTCCGCGTGCTCCGCGATGTGGGCCTGGTCGGCGCGCGGCGCGACGGCCGTCAGATCTTCTATCGCACCAACGCCGATGGCCTCAGGCCGCTCCACGCGTGGACCGGGCGGTTCGAACGTTACTGGCGGAACCAGCTCACGCGCATCAAGGAACGCGCCGAGCGCAATTGA
- a CDS encoding response regulator, whose translation MSAQEPQATERHESPRRVLVVEDERHIRDLVALHLQLEGWSTSSAGDGREALRLAREERFDLVILDLMLPGLDGLTVLRAVRRESINQDVPVLLLTARREEADKVLGLESGADDYLTKPFGVRELVARARALTRRRRTLPEITTAGANQPPVHLQHVAIDPARRRASVDGRDVDLTAREFDLLYLLLSNPGIVFSRRTLLARVWKGEAFVTERSVDTLVKRLRRKIERDPATPTIIVTVWGIGYRAADV comes from the coding sequence ATGTCAGCGCAGGAACCACAGGCAACCGAGCGGCACGAGTCACCGCGCCGCGTGCTCGTAGTCGAGGACGAGCGGCACATCCGCGATCTGGTGGCGCTCCATCTCCAGCTGGAAGGCTGGTCGACCTCGTCTGCGGGTGACGGGCGAGAGGCGCTGCGCCTGGCCCGCGAGGAACGATTCGATCTGGTCATCCTCGATCTGATGCTTCCGGGGCTCGATGGCTTGACCGTGCTGCGCGCGGTTCGGCGGGAGTCGATCAATCAGGATGTTCCGGTCCTGCTGCTGACGGCACGCCGAGAAGAGGCAGACAAGGTGCTCGGCCTCGAGAGCGGCGCCGACGACTATCTCACCAAGCCGTTCGGTGTCCGCGAGCTCGTTGCCCGGGCGCGGGCACTGACCCGCCGGCGGCGCACGCTGCCGGAGATCACGACTGCCGGGGCGAACCAGCCGCCCGTTCATCTTCAACACGTGGCGATCGATCCAGCGCGCCGCCGAGCGAGTGTCGACGGTCGTGACGTCGACCTGACGGCACGGGAGTTCGACCTGCTCTATCTACTGCTCTCCAACCCCGGCATCGTGTTCAGTCGCCGAACGCTGCTCGCGCGCGTGTGGAAGGGAGAAGCCTTCGTCACCGAGCGCAGCGTCGACACGCTCGTGAAGCGCCTGCGGCGAAAGATTGAGCGAGACCCGGCAACCCCCACGATCATCGTCACAGTGTGGGGCATTGGGTACCGAGCCGCCGATGTCTGA
- the soxR gene encoding redox-sensitive transcriptional activator SoxR, translated as MGNVLTIGELARRSGVATSALRFYEERGLIRAERNTSGHRRYARDVIRRVAFIVFAQKIGLTLDEIGAELAKLPQSRVPERSDWSRLSSSWTKRIDVRIAELERLRAGLTECIGCGCLSLDRCALANPADRAARRGPGPRYWIEPSRRLASLRQ; from the coding sequence ATGGGAAACGTGCTCACGATTGGCGAGCTGGCAAGACGTAGTGGAGTCGCGACGTCGGCGCTGCGCTTTTACGAAGAGCGAGGGCTCATCCGCGCTGAACGAAACACGTCGGGCCACAGGCGCTACGCGCGGGACGTGATTCGACGCGTTGCCTTCATTGTGTTCGCGCAGAAGATTGGGCTCACGCTGGACGAGATCGGGGCAGAGCTCGCCAAGCTGCCGCAGAGCCGTGTGCCGGAGCGCTCCGACTGGTCGAGGTTGTCAAGCTCTTGGACCAAGCGCATCGATGTGCGGATTGCGGAGCTGGAGCGCCTGCGCGCAGGGCTCACGGAATGTATCGGCTGCGGCTGCCTGTCGCTCGATCGATGCGCGCTGGCAAACCCGGCTGATCGCGCCGCGCGGCGCGGCCCCGGTCCTCGCTACTGGATCGAGCCGTCGCGTCGCCTAGCTTCACTGCGACAATGA
- a CDS encoding FtsX-like permease family protein has translation MRLHDDVRVFVRTSRRVPVAVSTTVCVLALAMGATAVAFNFLDAILLQPSPVRDVNRLVSIWTQTPGREQPPSESSYPQYREWREQGRTVFEDVTTMGSINFPQQLIGRGEPVRVHARAVSDSFFDVLGAKPLLGRTLRPADNDVATAELVLVMSWGLWHRQFGGDPAVIGSPIRLDKRTYTVVGVMPRDFQYPAGAEVWFPLAPGHPHLVDDRRIGWLETIARLRDGVGLESARREAQAIAMRGFPPGTPQVDVLFVPLREEIFGLSRPALVVLMFAALLLLLMAAANVGHLLLVRATARRKELAVRQALGASRARLAQQQFAESLTLAVTGGAVGLLLAAWAVKALLPFVPIEIPGLHRVGMNARTIAVTGIMSVVTAVLTSVAPLMFAWIRAPAETLNASSAATMETRGGQRLRRALMCVQIALSVIVLIGAGLLVRSFLAIKNVELGFHPANVVKMDVALDDDASYDELLRRVRRLPGVRAAGAVYLAPLEHGPIGMDAPIVLFGQPLRPESYDANPAVNWEAATPGYFEAIGLPLVQGRVFDDRDTADSPAVVVISESLARYLSPDGRAVGRRLVTLDGPRDDAGRPVWQDVVGVVKDGRYRELTRTRFDVYLPHTQTAPAVRHLVVRGDRDPLALVAPIRPIVRAIKPGAIVDGIVRLEDVVMRARAGWTFNALVFTLFGALSLVLVAVGLFGLLAYASAARTREIGIRLALGARRWHIARLMLSEAMTVLGAGLGLGLATVWVTSRALESLLFGVSAQDTVTFAAAAVLVLAICAVVSWWPARAAMSVTPLVALRRD, from the coding sequence ATGCGACTACATGACGATGTTCGCGTGTTCGTTCGGACCTCGCGACGCGTGCCGGTCGCGGTCTCCACCACGGTGTGCGTGCTGGCGTTGGCCATGGGCGCCACTGCCGTCGCCTTCAATTTCCTCGACGCCATCCTGCTGCAACCATCGCCCGTACGGGACGTCAATCGGCTCGTGAGCATCTGGACGCAGACGCCGGGCCGCGAGCAGCCGCCCTCCGAGTCGTCGTACCCGCAGTATCGCGAGTGGCGGGAACAGGGCCGCACGGTCTTCGAGGATGTGACGACAATGGGGTCGATCAACTTTCCGCAGCAGTTGATCGGGCGAGGCGAGCCAGTGCGGGTGCACGCGCGGGCCGTGTCCGACAGCTTCTTCGACGTGCTCGGGGCCAAGCCACTGCTCGGGCGTACGTTGAGGCCGGCGGACAACGACGTCGCCACGGCGGAGCTCGTGCTCGTGATGAGCTGGGGACTGTGGCACCGGCAGTTCGGCGGGGACCCCGCGGTCATCGGCTCGCCCATCCGGTTGGACAAGCGGACCTACACGGTGGTCGGCGTCATGCCGCGTGACTTCCAGTATCCGGCCGGTGCGGAGGTGTGGTTCCCGCTGGCGCCGGGCCATCCGCACCTGGTGGACGACCGACGCATCGGCTGGCTGGAGACCATTGCGCGCCTGCGCGACGGCGTCGGGTTGGAGTCCGCCCGCCGCGAGGCCCAAGCCATCGCGATGCGCGGGTTTCCTCCGGGGACGCCGCAAGTGGACGTGCTGTTCGTGCCGCTGCGCGAGGAAATCTTCGGCCTGTCACGCCCGGCGCTGGTCGTGCTGATGTTCGCAGCGCTGCTGCTCCTGCTGATGGCGGCCGCCAACGTCGGCCACCTGCTGCTGGTCCGCGCCACGGCACGGCGCAAGGAGCTGGCTGTGCGCCAGGCGCTGGGCGCGAGCCGCGCACGCCTCGCGCAGCAGCAGTTCGCCGAGTCACTCACGCTCGCCGTGACCGGCGGCGCCGTCGGACTGCTGCTGGCTGCCTGGGCCGTCAAGGCACTGCTGCCGTTCGTGCCGATCGAGATCCCGGGCCTCCACCGCGTCGGGATGAACGCGCGCACCATTGCCGTGACCGGAATCATGTCCGTCGTGACCGCGGTCCTCACCAGTGTCGCGCCGCTGATGTTCGCGTGGATTCGCGCGCCGGCGGAGACGCTCAACGCCTCGAGCGCGGCGACCATGGAGACGCGGGGCGGCCAGCGGCTGCGACGGGCGTTGATGTGTGTGCAGATCGCGCTGTCGGTCATCGTCCTAATTGGCGCGGGCTTGTTGGTGCGGAGCTTTCTGGCGATCAAGAACGTCGAGCTCGGCTTTCACCCGGCAAACGTCGTCAAGATGGACGTAGCGCTCGACGACGACGCGTCCTACGACGAACTACTACGCCGCGTCCGGCGACTACCCGGCGTGAGGGCGGCCGGCGCTGTCTACCTCGCGCCGCTGGAACACGGGCCGATCGGCATGGACGCACCGATCGTCCTGTTCGGACAGCCGCTCCGCCCCGAGTCGTACGATGCCAATCCCGCGGTCAATTGGGAAGCGGCGACGCCTGGGTACTTCGAGGCGATCGGTCTGCCGCTCGTGCAAGGGCGTGTGTTCGACGACCGGGACACCGCCGACTCACCAGCCGTCGTCGTCATCAGCGAGAGCTTGGCTCGCTACCTGTCGCCCGATGGTCGGGCGGTGGGCCGGCGGCTCGTCACGCTCGACGGCCCAAGAGACGATGCCGGCCGGCCGGTGTGGCAAGACGTGGTCGGCGTGGTGAAGGACGGCCGCTATCGTGAGTTGACGCGGACGCGGTTCGATGTGTACTTGCCGCACACGCAAACGGCGCCGGCGGTGAGGCATCTGGTCGTGCGCGGCGACCGCGATCCGCTGGCGCTGGTGGCGCCAATCCGCCCGATCGTCCGTGCGATCAAGCCCGGCGCGATCGTCGACGGCATTGTCCGACTGGAGGACGTCGTCATGCGGGCGCGGGCGGGGTGGACGTTCAACGCGTTGGTGTTCACGCTGTTCGGCGCGCTGTCGCTGGTGCTGGTGGCGGTGGGATTGTTCGGCCTGCTCGCGTACGCGTCCGCCGCACGCACGCGCGAGATCGGCATCCGCCTGGCGTTGGGCGCCCGGCGGTGGCACATCGCACGCCTCATGCTGTCCGAGGCCATGACGGTGCTCGGCGCTGGCTTGGGGTTGGGCCTCGCAACGGTATGGGTGACCTCGCGCGCGCTGGAGTCGCTGCTGTTCGGCGTGTCGGCTCAGGATACCGTCACCTTCGCCGCCGCCGCCGTGTTGGTGCTGGCAATCTGCGCTGTGGTGAGCTGGTGGCCTGCGCGTGCTGCGATGTCGGTCACGCCGCTCGTCGCCCTGCGGCGCGACTGA
- a CDS encoding FtsX-like permease family protein has translation MKSWMTFGIAFEALRRNVMRSGLTALGVIIGVGAVIVMMAIGDGASASIQARLASMGTNVVTITAGSLNAGGVRLGQGATSTLTPADADALREVPGVQGVSPGVSTRAQVVTTAANWSTQVQGAGADLPVIRAWPLEQGSFFTDADVARAAKFAVLGASVRDELFGAGSDPIGATIRINKQPFKVVGVLARKGQSPMGQDQDDTVIVPFTAAQKRLLGVTHLSNITLSVADGESALAVSELVAGLLRQRHRLVPGEDDDFMVRTYEEMASVLTSTTTTMTYLLASVAAISLLVGGIGIMNIMLVSVTERTREVGLRLSIGARRRDVLRQFLAEALTLCLAGGAAGVLLGVVVSASIGQLLSWSIVISPTAVALSFACAASIGVFFGWYPARRAAGLNPIEALRYE, from the coding sequence ATGAAGAGTTGGATGACATTCGGAATAGCCTTCGAGGCCTTGCGCAGAAACGTGATGCGCTCCGGGCTCACGGCGCTCGGCGTCATCATCGGCGTCGGCGCTGTGATTGTCATGATGGCGATCGGCGACGGCGCGAGCGCCTCCATTCAAGCCCGCCTTGCGAGCATGGGGACCAACGTCGTCACCATCACGGCCGGCTCGCTCAATGCCGGCGGCGTACGGCTGGGCCAAGGCGCTACGAGCACGCTCACGCCGGCCGACGCCGACGCGCTGCGCGAGGTGCCGGGAGTTCAGGGCGTGTCACCCGGCGTGAGCACGCGTGCGCAAGTGGTCACGACGGCGGCGAACTGGTCCACGCAAGTCCAGGGCGCTGGCGCCGATCTGCCGGTGATTCGTGCATGGCCGCTGGAGCAGGGCAGCTTCTTCACGGACGCGGATGTCGCACGTGCGGCCAAGTTCGCGGTCCTTGGTGCGTCCGTGCGTGACGAGCTCTTCGGTGCGGGAAGCGATCCGATTGGTGCCACAATTCGTATCAACAAGCAGCCCTTCAAGGTCGTCGGTGTGCTCGCGCGGAAAGGCCAATCACCGATGGGGCAGGACCAAGACGATACGGTGATCGTGCCGTTTACCGCGGCACAGAAGCGCTTGCTGGGCGTGACACACCTGAGCAACATCACCCTCTCTGTTGCGGACGGAGAGTCAGCGCTCGCCGTCTCGGAGCTCGTTGCCGGCCTGCTTCGCCAGCGTCATCGTCTCGTGCCTGGCGAGGATGACGATTTCATGGTTCGGACCTACGAAGAGATGGCGAGCGTGCTCACGTCGACGACGACGACCATGACGTATCTGTTGGCCAGTGTCGCGGCGATCTCCCTCCTCGTGGGTGGCATCGGCATCATGAACATCATGCTCGTCTCCGTCACGGAGCGGACCAGGGAGGTTGGCCTACGCTTGTCGATTGGCGCACGCCGCCGCGACGTGCTGAGGCAGTTCCTCGCGGAGGCGCTCACGCTCTGCCTCGCGGGCGGCGCTGCCGGCGTCCTGCTCGGTGTCGTCGTGTCGGCGAGTATCGGTCAACTGCTTTCCTGGAGCATCGTGATTTCTCCGACGGCCGTCGCCCTGTCGTTCGCCTGCGCCGCGTCGATTGGCGTGTTCTTCGGCTGGTATCCCGCCCGTCGCGCGGCGGGGCTGAACCCGATCGAGGCGTTGAGATATGAGTAG
- a CDS encoding YnfA family protein, with protein MIHSLFLFLVAGLLEIGGGYLVWRWWRETAPVWSGFAGSIALVLYGIVPTYQPAHFGRVYAACGGVFIVLSLLWGWTIDGTRPDVFDIVGAVLCLIGVMVIMYAPR; from the coding sequence ATGATTCATTCGTTGTTCCTCTTCCTCGTTGCGGGTCTGCTTGAAATCGGCGGTGGGTACTTGGTCTGGCGCTGGTGGCGCGAGACGGCCCCGGTCTGGTCTGGCTTCGCCGGCAGCATCGCCCTCGTGTTGTACGGGATCGTGCCCACCTATCAGCCGGCACATTTTGGCCGCGTCTATGCCGCCTGTGGCGGTGTCTTCATTGTCCTTTCGCTGCTATGGGGATGGACGATTGACGGCACTCGACCCGATGTCTTTGACATCGTCGGTGCTGTGCTCTGTTTGATTGGTGTGATGGTGATCATGTACGCCCCTCGTTGA
- a CDS encoding SRPBCC domain-containing protein: MPATAPALDNLSVNITQEVHVRSSIAATFAALLEEIGPEHQIPDGPSMPLTLEPWPGGRWFRDLGDDNGHFWGHVQAIKRPTLLEITGPLMISAPVVANVQYRLKEVDGGTLVTLRHTMFGPIPEGYSEGMAQGVPHLFERIRRRAEAA; encoded by the coding sequence ATGCCCGCAACCGCTCCGGCGCTCGACAACCTCAGCGTCAACATCACGCAGGAAGTTCACGTCCGCTCGTCAATCGCCGCGACGTTCGCGGCACTGCTCGAGGAGATCGGACCGGAACACCAGATCCCCGACGGCCCGTCGATGCCGCTCACGCTCGAGCCATGGCCGGGCGGCCGCTGGTTTCGAGACCTCGGCGATGACAACGGGCACTTCTGGGGTCACGTCCAGGCCATCAAGCGGCCGACGCTACTGGAGATCACGGGACCGCTGATGATATCCGCACCAGTGGTGGCAAATGTGCAATATCGCCTCAAGGAAGTCGACGGTGGCACGCTGGTGACGCTGCGGCACACGATGTTCGGACCGATTCCAGAGGGCTACAGCGAAGGAATGGCTCAGGGCGTCCCACATCTGTTCGAGCGCATTCGGAGGCGCGCCGAAGCCGCGTAG